The following proteins are encoded in a genomic region of Sorangiineae bacterium MSr12523:
- a CDS encoding serine/threonine-protein kinase yields MGIVVRAIDRTTQRRIALKVLHGTDDTALRRFAREAEALQRLQHPAIVAYFDHGVTEGGRPYLAMEWIEGESLRMRLERAHADGGMLGTREVVELGHRLAGALEAAHARGIIHRDVKPSNVLLVGGDPKQAKLADFGIVQPDSGTDLTTSGVVMGTVGYMAPEQARGDGDLDGRADLFSLGCVLFRCLTGVEVFQGTATVTVLAKLLLHDAPRVSEYRADVPRALDDMVARLLAKDRESRPTSAAEVGEELERILEDLGRVPETQPRAKKRRSGARWSLIALALLVAGGLVVHHRRSASAPVQPIAALPPPADTAITELPVSPACTTPAVDGYREGLQALRSARWSHALELFEEAAKADPACPELQFRLLVTSEPFWPLPKQQEQLHRAFGVRDRLTERDRKVLEAWTFVVGRDTAQEEDAVRVFEEAMRLFPGDAELRNLHAARMFNLAPSGKALENVLARVDEALKIDPGYADAWAMRGRFLARLGRLDEELIALDQCLALEPAAVDCMEYRVYALRRRGRCADAVAEARRWISWDREETLGYRQLAISLASQRSPAETVEEAMQLRWERLPPKKRPEVSLFERSRWAAWRGRFDEALTLSDELERVAAKSGAEESHWRAALTAIDALLETGQESRAASLAEKTLRRKDAWVKTDLNVIRTAYYEPQLFATELRAGRIGLDQWRALSDAWEHANETRLDAVERWVFRWGPAAGSGIDAAEAVRQAPTIEHRQAVRSPNINLQGVLNSYEGKLYLEADDATRAAPLLEKGAAACISLDFPYLNVRAHLWEGMAKQRSGDIAGACDAYQSVIDQWGAAKPFSVTARRATELRRPLACPR; encoded by the coding sequence ATGGGCATCGTCGTTCGGGCCATCGACCGCACGACGCAGCGCCGGATCGCCCTCAAGGTGCTGCACGGCACGGACGACACGGCGCTGCGGCGCTTCGCACGCGAGGCCGAAGCGCTGCAGCGTTTGCAGCACCCGGCCATCGTCGCCTACTTCGACCATGGGGTGACGGAAGGCGGCCGGCCCTACCTCGCCATGGAGTGGATCGAGGGCGAAAGCCTTCGCATGCGGCTGGAGCGCGCGCACGCCGATGGCGGGATGCTCGGCACGCGCGAGGTCGTCGAGCTTGGACACCGGCTCGCCGGGGCGCTCGAGGCGGCCCACGCGCGCGGCATCATCCACCGCGACGTGAAGCCGAGCAATGTGCTGCTCGTGGGGGGCGATCCGAAGCAGGCCAAGCTCGCCGACTTCGGGATCGTGCAGCCCGACTCGGGAACGGACCTGACCACCTCCGGCGTGGTCATGGGCACCGTCGGCTACATGGCCCCGGAGCAGGCACGCGGCGATGGCGATCTCGATGGGCGGGCCGACCTATTTTCGCTCGGGTGCGTGCTCTTTCGGTGCCTCACGGGCGTCGAGGTCTTCCAGGGAACGGCCACCGTGACCGTGCTGGCGAAGCTGCTGCTGCACGATGCACCCCGCGTCTCGGAGTACCGCGCCGATGTGCCGCGTGCGCTCGATGACATGGTCGCGCGGCTGCTCGCCAAAGACCGCGAGAGCCGGCCCACGTCCGCCGCGGAGGTCGGGGAGGAGCTCGAGCGCATCCTCGAGGATCTGGGCCGCGTGCCGGAGACGCAACCGCGCGCGAAGAAGAGACGAAGCGGCGCACGCTGGTCCTTGATCGCGCTCGCGTTGCTCGTGGCGGGAGGGCTCGTGGTGCATCATCGCCGCTCGGCTTCCGCGCCCGTGCAGCCCATCGCCGCCTTGCCGCCGCCGGCGGACACCGCCATCACCGAGCTGCCCGTGTCGCCGGCGTGCACGACACCCGCGGTCGATGGCTACCGCGAAGGGCTGCAAGCGCTTCGGAGCGCGCGATGGAGCCACGCGCTGGAGCTCTTCGAGGAGGCTGCGAAGGCCGATCCCGCCTGCCCCGAGCTTCAATTTCGTCTGCTCGTCACCAGCGAACCTTTCTGGCCGTTGCCGAAGCAACAGGAACAACTGCACCGCGCCTTCGGGGTGCGCGATCGGCTGACGGAGCGGGATCGCAAGGTGCTCGAGGCGTGGACCTTCGTCGTCGGGCGCGACACCGCGCAAGAGGAGGACGCGGTGCGCGTCTTCGAGGAGGCCATGCGCCTCTTCCCGGGCGATGCCGAGCTTCGCAACCTTCATGCGGCGCGCATGTTCAACCTGGCACCGAGCGGAAAGGCGCTCGAGAACGTGCTGGCACGGGTGGACGAGGCCTTGAAAATCGACCCAGGCTACGCCGACGCGTGGGCGATGCGCGGCCGGTTTCTCGCGCGACTCGGACGCCTCGACGAGGAATTGATCGCGCTCGATCAGTGCCTCGCCCTCGAGCCGGCGGCGGTCGATTGCATGGAGTACCGCGTGTATGCGCTGCGGCGGCGCGGTCGCTGTGCGGATGCCGTCGCCGAAGCGCGGCGATGGATCTCGTGGGACCGCGAGGAGACATTGGGTTATCGGCAACTCGCCATCAGCCTTGCGTCGCAGCGAAGCCCGGCGGAAACCGTGGAAGAGGCGATGCAATTGCGCTGGGAACGACTTCCGCCGAAGAAGCGGCCCGAGGTGAGCCTCTTCGAGCGTTCGCGATGGGCCGCGTGGAGGGGTCGCTTCGACGAGGCGCTGACGTTGTCCGACGAACTGGAGCGGGTGGCCGCAAAATCCGGCGCCGAAGAGTCCCATTGGCGCGCCGCGCTGACGGCCATCGATGCGCTCCTCGAGACGGGCCAGGAGAGCCGGGCCGCGAGCCTCGCCGAAAAGACGCTGCGGCGAAAAGATGCGTGGGTCAAAACGGATTTGAACGTCATCCGAACGGCGTATTACGAGCCGCAATTGTTCGCGACGGAGCTTCGGGCGGGCCGCATCGGCTTGGATCAATGGCGCGCTCTGTCGGACGCCTGGGAGCACGCCAACGAGACGCGGCTGGATGCCGTCGAGCGCTGGGTGTTTCGCTGGGGGCCAGCCGCCGGCTCGGGCATCGATGCCGCCGAGGCGGTGCGCCAGGCGCCGACCATCGAGCATCGCCAGGCCGTGCGCTCGCCGAATATCAACTTGCAAGGTGTTCTCAACTCGTACGAGGGCAAACTGTATTTGGAGGCGGACGACGCCACACGCGCTGCGCCCCTCCTCGAAAAAGGCGCAGCCGCGTGCATCAGTTTGGATTTTCCCTACCTCAATGTGCGT
- a CDS encoding cyclase family protein — MRRIVDLSIFLENDVISDPPPFVPKITYFTHQQSAPQLLGFFPGLTQADLPDGEAWAVEKVELITHNGTHLDAPYHFHSTMDGGARAITIDEVPLDWCLQPGVKLDFRHFPDGYVVTARDVEAELSRIGHTLSPLEIVVVNTRAGSRYGHNDYVSAGCGMGREATLYLLERGVRLTGTDAWSWDAPFVHTAVKYGETHDASLIWEGHKAGRDIGYCHLEKLHNLESLPGHGFSISCFPVKIRGASAGWTRAVAIFDELAE, encoded by the coding sequence ATGCGGCGCATCGTCGATTTATCCATCTTTCTCGAAAACGACGTCATCTCCGACCCGCCCCCGTTCGTGCCGAAAATTACGTACTTTACGCATCAGCAATCGGCACCGCAGTTGCTGGGATTTTTTCCCGGCCTCACCCAGGCGGATTTGCCCGATGGTGAGGCGTGGGCGGTCGAAAAAGTCGAGCTCATCACCCACAATGGCACGCACCTCGATGCGCCGTATCACTTCCATTCGACGATGGATGGCGGTGCTCGGGCCATCACCATCGACGAGGTTCCGCTCGATTGGTGCCTCCAGCCGGGGGTGAAGCTCGATTTTCGGCACTTCCCCGATGGGTACGTGGTGACGGCGCGCGATGTCGAGGCGGAGTTGTCACGCATTGGACACACTCTTTCGCCGTTGGAGATCGTGGTGGTCAACACACGGGCGGGCAGCCGCTACGGTCACAACGACTATGTGAGCGCGGGATGCGGCATGGGGCGCGAGGCCACGTTGTACTTGCTCGAGCGGGGTGTGCGCCTCACCGGCACGGACGCGTGGAGCTGGGATGCGCCCTTCGTGCACACCGCCGTGAAATACGGCGAGACGCACGATGCGTCGCTGATTTGGGAGGGCCACAAGGCAGGCCGGGACATCGGCTATTGCCACCTCGAGAAGCTGCACAATCTCGAGAGCTTGCCCGGTCACGGCTTTTCCATTTCGTGCTTCCCCGTGAAGATCCGCGGAGCATCGGCCGGCTGGACGCGCGCTGTCGCGATCTTTGACGAACTGGCGGAATAG
- a CDS encoding MBL fold metallo-hydrolase — protein sequence MMNTSSLRRMLFLALATPFLHCGDSTSSNDTPDAPLARLTESLGGATALASLRTLSIDAAGLHSAYDEGFEPGADPTPASDFTFAGRIDVAGGRMRLSYTRSYRAIVPGATSDYSEIVSGQRGYVRGIESVFGGPAGTVGAPMSSARWSATRRHQLITNPHLLLRERSAQDVRDEGVETRDGRSFRRIVVSDPEGVRDFTLRLDEAGRIAELSTVESDHLRGDIDVDVRYERWEPSGGLFFPRRVSVAVDHRTVRVEDRANIQVNAPLDEGLFAFPDAPGTEFLEDHADFGLRNAQSFQRFAGLGLNSFVDPLHETVVGVQLSPGVYHLVGTGHHSMLVDQGTSSVLVEAPLDEARSKALLAWIDANLPGGLAAHPISNVIMTHHHADHSAGLRTFVARGAAVVVARESEAFMRDILTSAHTIEPDDLSARRDIVPTLRPVESEGSLTIGNVTAYHVRSSHAADMLIVHVTAPGSPGILFNSDLYNPTEGELIPARVERAVGFNDALVRLGLNTPDRIFVGGHGNMAGTRHFNVTYAQFQAQLTRAQ from the coding sequence ATGATGAATACGTCATCGCTTCGGCGCATGTTGTTTTTGGCACTTGCAACCCCGTTTCTCCATTGTGGCGATTCCACATCGTCCAATGACACTCCCGACGCGCCCCTGGCGCGCCTCACCGAGAGCCTCGGCGGTGCGACGGCGTTGGCATCCCTCCGGACATTGTCCATCGATGCTGCAGGACTGCACTCGGCGTACGACGAAGGGTTCGAGCCCGGCGCCGATCCGACCCCCGCCAGCGACTTCACGTTCGCCGGCCGCATCGACGTGGCTGGCGGCCGAATGCGCCTTTCGTACACGCGGAGCTATCGCGCCATCGTGCCCGGGGCGACCAGCGACTACAGCGAAATCGTGTCCGGCCAACGTGGATACGTCCGCGGCATCGAGTCCGTCTTCGGAGGCCCGGCCGGCACCGTCGGAGCGCCCATGTCCTCGGCACGGTGGTCGGCCACGCGCCGGCACCAGCTGATCACCAATCCGCATCTCCTCTTGCGCGAACGCTCCGCGCAGGACGTGCGCGACGAGGGGGTGGAGACGCGGGACGGACGCTCGTTCCGGCGCATCGTCGTGAGCGATCCCGAAGGCGTCCGTGATTTTACGCTGCGGCTCGACGAAGCCGGGCGCATCGCGGAGCTTTCCACCGTCGAGAGCGACCATTTGCGCGGCGACATCGACGTCGACGTCAGGTACGAGCGGTGGGAGCCGAGCGGTGGGCTCTTCTTCCCGCGACGGGTCTCCGTCGCCGTGGACCATCGAACGGTGCGGGTCGAAGACCGCGCGAACATCCAGGTGAACGCGCCATTGGACGAGGGCCTCTTTGCATTTCCGGATGCGCCGGGCACCGAATTTCTCGAGGACCACGCGGACTTCGGCCTGCGGAATGCGCAATCGTTCCAGCGGTTCGCGGGCCTGGGGCTCAACTCCTTCGTGGACCCGCTGCACGAGACCGTGGTGGGCGTCCAACTAAGCCCGGGCGTGTACCACCTCGTCGGGACCGGCCATCATTCGATGCTCGTCGACCAGGGGACGAGCAGTGTCCTCGTGGAGGCACCGCTCGATGAGGCGCGCAGCAAAGCGCTGCTCGCTTGGATCGATGCGAACCTTCCCGGTGGCCTGGCGGCCCACCCCATCTCGAACGTGATCATGACGCACCACCACGCCGATCACTCGGCAGGGCTCCGCACCTTCGTGGCACGGGGCGCTGCGGTGGTCGTGGCACGGGAAAGCGAAGCCTTCATGCGCGACATCTTGACGAGTGCACACACCATCGAGCCCGACGATCTCAGTGCGCGAAGGGACATCGTTCCAACCTTGCGCCCGGTGGAATCGGAGGGCTCGCTCACCATCGGAAACGTGACCGCGTACCATGTTCGGTCATCGCATGCGGCCGACATGCTCATCGTTCATGTGACCGCACCGGGATCGCCTGGAATCCTCTTCAATAGCGACCTTTACAATCCCACCGAGGGAGAGCTCATTCCCGCGCGCGTGGAGCGGGCGGTTGGCTTCAACGATGCCCTCGTGCGGCTCGGATTGAACACGCCGGATCGGATCTTCGTGGGTGGGCACGGCAACATGGCCGGAACCCGACACTTCAATGTCACTTATGCGCAGTTCCAAGCTCAACTGACTCGAGCGCAATAA
- a CDS encoding LysR family transcriptional regulator, whose protein sequence is MTIADLNAVSIFVQVVDSKNFRAAARTLAMPKSTVSLRVAQLEERLGTRLLDRTTRTVRLTEEGRAYYLQVAPALATLDYAERSMADLRSAPAGRLRLTAPFEMGQYVLCPIIIDYMRRYPAVELSVDLTDRRVNLVEDGIDLAVRRGHLSHSSLISRKLGSPDDLRLYASPHYLDLRGEPKSPEELGDHDCLVMSGRQEPARWKFRRGSQSVAVDVRARATVNSFIVLRDLASAGYGITELPDYAAASAVSSGTLRSVLDDFRLPPLPWYALYPSSRNVPPKLQAFLNLLTAHFAAVEAAKSK, encoded by the coding sequence ATGACGATTGCGGATCTCAATGCCGTATCCATTTTCGTGCAGGTCGTCGATTCGAAGAACTTTCGCGCGGCGGCGCGCACGTTGGCCATGCCCAAATCCACGGTGAGCCTCCGGGTGGCCCAACTCGAGGAGCGATTGGGCACGCGTCTTTTGGACCGCACCACGCGCACCGTGCGTCTGACCGAAGAGGGCCGCGCGTATTACCTGCAGGTGGCCCCGGCCCTGGCGACGCTCGATTATGCAGAGCGCAGCATGGCCGATCTTCGATCCGCGCCGGCGGGGCGATTGCGCCTGACGGCGCCTTTCGAAATGGGCCAATACGTATTATGCCCCATCATCATCGATTACATGCGCCGCTATCCCGCGGTGGAGTTGAGCGTGGATCTGACCGATCGCCGGGTCAATCTGGTCGAGGATGGCATCGATCTGGCCGTGCGCCGCGGTCATCTTTCCCACTCGTCCTTGATTTCGCGCAAGCTGGGGAGTCCCGACGATCTGCGTCTGTATGCGAGTCCGCATTATCTGGATCTGCGCGGTGAGCCGAAATCGCCCGAGGAGCTCGGTGACCACGATTGCTTGGTCATGAGCGGCCGCCAGGAGCCTGCGCGATGGAAATTCCGGCGCGGCTCACAATCCGTTGCCGTCGATGTCCGCGCCCGCGCCACCGTGAACAGTTTCATCGTGCTGCGCGATCTCGCGTCCGCCGGATACGGCATCACCGAGCTCCCCGATTACGCGGCAGCCTCCGCCGTGTCGTCGGGCACCCTCCGCTCCGTACTCGACGATTTCCGCCTTCCGCCGCTTCCTTGGTATGCCCTTTATCCCAGCTCGCGCAACGTTCCGCCGAAGCTGCAAGCCTTTCTCAATTTGCTCACCGCCCACTTCGCCGCCGTGGAAGCGGCCAAATCGAAATAG
- a CDS encoding C45 family autoproteolytic acyltransferase/hydrolase, with the protein MTHIPELNVDLDRPPDQRWDGLSTWRREARELLRFYLRDLGGLDAFSSFLASYRDDFVDPEYVAEMRGVARALDVREDEVLLVNLYYDALKVLLAGPMGCTAFGIDADGTPLHARNLDWTHADGRLAKSTLIVNFRRGNGAPLYRTVGWPGFVGCLSGVAPGRFAVTLNAVLSDDPPELAPPISLLLRRVLEKAETFDAAVATLRDTAVASDSLLLVTGTRAGEMAVIERAPTRAAVRGPEDGAIFVANDYRALPSSSSSSSSAAATTELAATSTGRYAHAERLVRAMVPMDPESCLAVLCDGNVKMGITVQQMVFSAARGSVDVVLPM; encoded by the coding sequence ATGACGCATATCCCCGAATTGAATGTCGACCTCGATCGGCCGCCGGATCAGCGATGGGACGGGCTCTCGACGTGGCGCCGGGAGGCACGCGAGCTGCTGAGGTTCTACCTGCGCGATCTCGGCGGGCTCGATGCCTTCTCGTCCTTTCTTGCCAGCTACCGCGACGACTTCGTCGACCCGGAGTACGTGGCCGAAATGCGCGGAGTGGCCCGCGCCCTCGATGTGCGCGAGGACGAGGTGCTCTTGGTGAACCTCTACTACGATGCGCTCAAGGTCCTTCTTGCGGGCCCCATGGGGTGCACGGCCTTTGGAATCGATGCCGATGGCACGCCTCTCCATGCGCGAAACCTCGATTGGACGCATGCCGATGGGCGTCTTGCGAAGAGCACGCTCATCGTGAACTTTCGCCGCGGCAACGGCGCGCCGCTTTACCGCACTGTGGGCTGGCCCGGCTTCGTGGGCTGCTTGAGCGGCGTGGCGCCGGGACGCTTCGCCGTGACGCTCAACGCGGTCCTCAGCGACGATCCTCCGGAGTTGGCGCCTCCTATTTCCCTGCTCCTGCGTCGCGTGCTCGAGAAAGCCGAGACCTTCGATGCAGCAGTGGCCACGCTTCGTGATACCGCGGTTGCTTCCGATAGCCTGCTCTTGGTGACGGGCACCCGTGCGGGCGAAATGGCGGTCATCGAGCGGGCGCCGACGCGGGCTGCGGTTCGAGGGCCCGAGGACGGAGCCATTTTCGTCGCCAACGACTACCGTGCTCTTCCCTCCTCTTCCTCCTCTTCCTCTTCGGCGGCGGCGACGACGGAATTGGCGGCCACGTCGACCGGGCGCTACGCGCACGCGGAGCGACTCGTTCGTGCCATGGTGCCCATGGACCCGGAATCGTGCCTGGCGGTGCTTTGTGACGGCAATGTCAAAATGGGAATTACGGTGCAGCAAATGGTCTTTTCTGCTGCACGCGGTTCCGTGGACGTGGTGCTGCCGATGTAA
- the vgrG gene encoding type VI secretion system tip protein VgrG, producing MDSPADVFGAIHEDLSFQLTITDLDTNLLRVASFRAVEELSVLFQYTIVVGIDPEDIAKLEEALGRDATFVIERDDKPVRRVRGIITDVSPDGAFVRKSQSRVVLTLEPRLANLRYSGGFRIFQEKAVHEIVTELCQAEQIECLWYVRPVPQKRTYCTQLDESDLEFITRLASEEGMHFYFKHDEDKTSVVFSNEPRGYEPVAPDLSLSFNETQGAVSDEHVRSIQRTQRVRVGAFEHRDYNFLEPGKSLMSRVETPGKETAGNSHKREWRDYPGRFIDKDGPGKALAQQRLDEMRSDAFVLVGSAYSPRLVAGATFSVTGHRDEGFNRSLLLTRVELEGSVEGALQDVGGFRGSLGLTSFVAVPAEVPIRPTRWRKPPSRIQSARVVGPKDGDPFVDDRGRVKVQFFWDRDGKFNENSSCWIRMMTPVAHVDEGFWQAHKVGSEVIVGFIDDDIDRPLIMGAVYNAIQSQPHPLPSQVAKSTWKTKSIPGNAGFNEITQDNTAGNENLFMHAQKNRSTVVLANHTETVGANQTSTIGANQTVTVGASQTVTVGAARSVTVGAAHTVSVGADETNSVKGKRTETVDTGESVTVKAGRSHTISGGDTLGVTGDRAVTVSAKDSLKALSKEDVVDTTFDLNAGTSITIHHGGDSTLTLKAGEATLNTTSKIVLSNPSGTITLGGGKVEIVAASEVSLGAGAAKLSLKSDGTVAVSGAKEVGVACNSSSVKLEPAQATFNGAKVNVTATGMMEISGALIKIN from the coding sequence ATGGACAGCCCGGCCGATGTCTTCGGTGCGATTCACGAAGACCTTTCGTTCCAGCTTACGATCACCGACCTGGATACCAACCTTCTGCGGGTTGCATCCTTTCGTGCGGTCGAGGAGCTCTCGGTCCTGTTCCAATACACCATCGTGGTGGGAATCGATCCGGAGGACATCGCGAAGCTCGAGGAGGCTTTGGGGCGCGATGCCACCTTCGTCATCGAGCGCGACGACAAGCCGGTGCGTCGCGTGCGCGGAATCATCACCGACGTGAGCCCCGATGGGGCCTTCGTCCGAAAGAGTCAATCGCGCGTGGTTCTCACCCTCGAGCCGCGCCTTGCGAACCTTCGTTACAGCGGAGGATTTCGCATTTTCCAGGAGAAAGCCGTTCACGAGATCGTCACCGAGCTCTGTCAAGCCGAGCAAATCGAGTGCCTTTGGTACGTGCGCCCGGTGCCGCAAAAGCGCACCTATTGCACGCAACTCGACGAGAGCGATTTGGAGTTCATTACGCGGCTGGCCAGCGAAGAGGGAATGCATTTTTATTTCAAACACGACGAGGACAAAACCTCGGTCGTATTTTCCAACGAGCCGCGAGGGTACGAGCCCGTGGCGCCCGACCTTTCGCTTTCCTTCAACGAGACCCAGGGCGCCGTCAGCGACGAGCACGTGCGGAGCATCCAGCGCACGCAGCGGGTCCGCGTCGGTGCCTTCGAGCACCGCGATTACAACTTTCTCGAGCCGGGAAAGTCGCTGATGTCGCGCGTCGAGACACCCGGCAAGGAGACGGCCGGGAATTCGCACAAGCGCGAATGGCGCGACTACCCCGGCCGCTTCATCGACAAAGATGGCCCGGGAAAGGCGCTCGCCCAGCAACGGCTCGACGAGATGCGCTCGGATGCCTTCGTCCTCGTGGGGAGCGCGTATTCTCCGCGGTTGGTGGCGGGTGCCACCTTTTCCGTGACGGGTCATCGGGACGAAGGGTTCAATCGGTCCCTGCTCCTCACGCGCGTCGAGCTCGAAGGCAGCGTCGAGGGAGCGCTTCAAGACGTGGGCGGTTTTCGGGGATCGCTGGGCCTCACCTCGTTCGTGGCCGTTCCGGCGGAAGTCCCGATTCGTCCGACGCGATGGCGCAAACCGCCCAGCCGCATTCAAAGCGCACGGGTCGTTGGCCCGAAGGACGGCGACCCGTTCGTGGACGATCGCGGCCGGGTCAAGGTCCAGTTTTTCTGGGACCGCGACGGCAAATTCAACGAGAACAGCTCGTGTTGGATCCGAATGATGACCCCCGTCGCGCACGTCGACGAGGGATTCTGGCAAGCCCACAAAGTCGGCTCGGAGGTCATCGTCGGGTTCATCGACGACGATATCGACCGCCCGCTCATCATGGGCGCCGTGTACAACGCAATCCAATCGCAGCCGCATCCACTGCCGTCGCAGGTGGCAAAAAGCACCTGGAAGACCAAGAGCATCCCGGGCAATGCGGGGTTCAACGAAATTACCCAGGACAACACGGCAGGTAACGAAAACCTGTTCATGCATGCGCAGAAGAACAGGAGCACCGTGGTGCTCGCCAACCACACGGAGACCGTCGGCGCGAACCAAACGTCGACGATTGGTGCGAATCAGACGGTGACGGTGGGCGCGAGCCAGACCGTGACCGTGGGGGCCGCGCGCTCGGTGACGGTGGGCGCTGCGCACACGGTCAGCGTGGGGGCGGACGAGACGAACAGCGTCAAAGGCAAACGAACCGAGACCGTCGACACCGGCGAATCGGTGACGGTGAAGGCCGGGCGCTCCCACACGATTTCGGGCGGCGATACCCTCGGGGTGACCGGAGACCGGGCGGTGACCGTCAGCGCGAAGGATTCGCTGAAAGCGCTATCCAAAGAGGACGTCGTCGATACCACCTTCGACCTCAATGCCGGAACCTCCATTACGATTCACCATGGAGGCGATTCCACGCTCACCCTGAAGGCGGGGGAAGCGACCTTGAACACGACGAGCAAAATCGTCCTTTCCAATCCGTCTGGGACGATCACACTCGGAGGCGGCAAGGTCGAGATCGTTGCGGCGAGTGAAGTATCGCTCGGGGCGGGGGCCGCAAAGCTGTCGCTCAAATCCGACGGTACGGTCGCCGTGAGTGGTGCGAAAGAGGTAGGCGTTGCGTGCAACTCCTCGTCGGTGAAGTTGGAGCCCGCGCAGGCGACATTCAACGGGGCGAAGGTCAACGTCACCGCGACGGGCATGATGGAGATATCCGGCGCCCTCATCAAGATCAATTGA
- a CDS encoding PAAR domain-containing protein, whose protein sequence is MSQGGEGQAWQAPPPLMQQESGNAITNAVADVVDQTAAPFQNLSNPNVGAFEKAQGVVGAVAGLAQAPTAFLDDAFARATNSIAKALPSFPAATMGMPVLGIPHTHTHPPAMPLPLPAIGVVMTSCPTVLINGLPAARSGDYGLGPTCGSVAPVFEIFTGSSKVFIGGSRAARMLDLTRQCMPGLPPAGRAAAAMSKMQKAASIAGKVAGGVGVLAQAMGIAGAIKGAVDADGTAEDAARDAQEASAEQAAEAAGAAASAAADAAGAALAAAMMGADIAMGALQMAMGALMGKDPGAPPCIGAILMGMPNVLIGGFPMPSWSDIAKGLKKLGAALKRGRRGGAKKGKLFCFKCM, encoded by the coding sequence ATGAGTCAAGGTGGTGAGGGGCAAGCGTGGCAGGCACCGCCGCCACTCATGCAGCAGGAATCGGGAAACGCGATCACCAACGCCGTAGCCGACGTGGTCGATCAGACGGCCGCGCCTTTTCAAAATTTGTCGAACCCCAACGTAGGGGCATTCGAGAAGGCTCAAGGCGTGGTGGGGGCAGTGGCCGGCCTCGCGCAAGCGCCCACCGCCTTTCTCGACGATGCCTTTGCGCGCGCGACCAATTCCATTGCCAAAGCATTGCCGTCGTTTCCGGCGGCCACCATGGGGATGCCCGTTTTGGGCATACCGCATACGCACACGCATCCGCCCGCCATGCCGCTTCCGTTGCCGGCCATCGGCGTGGTGATGACGTCGTGCCCGACGGTGCTCATCAATGGATTGCCGGCCGCGCGTTCCGGTGACTACGGACTCGGGCCCACGTGCGGTTCGGTGGCTCCCGTGTTCGAGATTTTCACCGGCTCGAGCAAAGTCTTCATCGGAGGCTCGCGCGCCGCCCGCATGCTCGATCTGACGCGCCAGTGCATGCCGGGACTTCCGCCGGCTGGCCGCGCCGCAGCGGCCATGTCCAAGATGCAAAAGGCGGCCAGCATTGCCGGCAAGGTGGCGGGTGGCGTCGGCGTTCTTGCGCAAGCCATGGGAATTGCGGGGGCCATCAAGGGCGCCGTCGACGCCGACGGAACCGCGGAGGATGCCGCACGCGATGCGCAGGAAGCCAGCGCGGAGCAGGCCGCCGAGGCCGCGGGGGCCGCCGCATCCGCAGCGGCGGATGCGGCAGGTGCAGCCTTGGCCGCCGCGATGATGGGGGCCGACATCGCCATGGGCGCACTGCAAATGGCCATGGGGGCGCTGATGGGCAAGGACCCGGGCGCGCCACCGTGCATCGGTGCCATCTTGATGGGAATGCCCAATGTCTTGATTGGCGGCTTTCCGATGCCTAGTTGGAGTGACATTGCCAAGGGCCTGAAGAAGCTCGGGGCAGCGTTGAAACGCGGGCGGCGTGGTGGAGCGAAGAAGGGCAAATTGTTTTGCTTCAAGTGCATGTGA